A region from the Macrobrachium nipponense isolate FS-2020 chromosome 47, ASM1510439v2, whole genome shotgun sequence genome encodes:
- the LOC135204592 gene encoding LOW QUALITY PROTEIN: anti-lipopolysaccharide factor-like (The sequence of the model RefSeq protein was modified relative to this genomic sequence to represent the inferred CDS: deleted 1 base in 1 codon), which produces MFLLPILVLNVATKLSRLWRSGDIVFLDHVCSFQVKPKIQKFQLYFEGKFWCPGWTPIKGEGIALTRSNSSVVNKAVADFLQKALASGLTTEDEARAWLQTVTSGRAPLKSK; this is translated from the exons ATGTTTCT ACTGCCCATACTCGTATTAAACGTTGCTACCAAACTTTCCAGGCTATGGCGAAGTGGAGACATAGTATTCCTGGACCACGTCTGCAGCTTCCAGGTCAAGCCTAAGATCCAGAAGTTCCAGCTGTATTTCGAAGGGAAG TTCTGGTGTCCTGGATGGACACCTATCAAGGGAGAAGGAATAG CCCTTACACGTAGCAACTCAAGCGTGGTCAACAAAGCAGTTGCAGATTTCCTGCAGAAGGCACTGGCCAGCGGCCTCACCACCGAAGACGAGGCAAGGGCATGGCTGCAAACAGTAACATCAGGGCGGGCGCCTCTCAAGTCGAAATAG